In Gimesia panareensis, the genomic window CATTGCGAGACATCAGACTTCCTTTCTGGTTCGAACTAAAACCGGTGCGAGGAACACAACAGGCTCAATGCCCGCTGGTGCCGTCTTCGGAAACACGACCAGGTGTCCTGTGACCGGTTTGAATTTGTGAAACTCAGAATGGGGGGAGTCTCTGCTCCACAGTGGAAGCTACTTTCTAAATTAACAGCTTGCTCTCCTGCTGACCAGTGTGTTCCCGTGATTGTTCCTATAGTCTTTGTCAGATTCCTGAACCAATGATTTCATTCCAAGTTGCAGGAACCGACGATGATCAGCTTGTTTTCGACTGTCGGAGCAGTATGATTTTCAAAGAGTAAGCAGCTGACCGACTTCATCCCAGTTCGTGACTACCCGCCCCTCGATCCGGTGCTAATTTGCAGGTATACCGGATTCCTGACGTAAACTGACGCACATCGACATCCAGAGGGAGTTGCCACCATTAATAAACAGCTGGAAGAATCCACCGTTGCGATCCTGCACGAACAGAAGCTGAATCTGACCGAACTGCTGGCAATGGGTATTGGCGGGATGATCGGCGGAGGTATCTTTTCCGTACTGGGCATGGCCGTCAACATCTCCGGTCACGCCGCCCCAATGGCGTTTCTGCTGGGCAGTTTCGTGGCCCTGGCCGCCGGTTACTCCTACGTCAAACTCGCACTCGGCTTCCAGAGCGATGGTGCCAGTTTCACCTTTCTGGACCGCGCCTTCCCGGAATATCCCAACGTCGCGGGCATTGCCGGCTGGACCGTGATCGTCGGCTATGTCGGCACGCTGGCCCTGTATGCCTACACGTTTGGCGTGTATGGTGCGCACCTGCTGGGCGACGCCGATTCTCCGATGGTCCGCATGATGCTCTCGCTGGGCGTGCTGCTGTTCTTTCTGCTGATCAATCTCCAGGGAGTCCAGTCCAGCGGCAGAACGGAAGTCATTATTGTCTTCACGAAAGTGATTCTATTGGGACTGTTCGCGCTCGCCGGTACATTTTCCATTAAGGAAGACCACCTGTTCCCGGTGTTTGACCAGGGCGTCCCTTCCATCTTCATTGCGGGAGCGATGATCTTTGTTGCCTTTGAAGGCTTCCAGCTCATCACTAATGCCGTCCTGGAAGCCGAGAAACCCAAGCGCAATATCCCCCGGGGAATTTACGGCTCGATTCTGATCACATCGTTGATCTATTTCGGTGTCGCCATCGTTGCCGTCGGAAATCTCACTCCGGTCC contains:
- a CDS encoding APC family permease, with product MTELLAMGIGGMIGGGIFSVLGMAVNISGHAAPMAFLLGSFVALAAGYSYVKLALGFQSDGASFTFLDRAFPEYPNVAGIAGWTVIVGYVGTLALYAYTFGVYGAHLLGDADSPMVRMMLSLGVLLFFLLINLQGVQSSGRTEVIIVFTKVILLGLFALAGTFSIKEDHLFPVFDQGVPSIFIAGAMIFVAFEGFQLITNAVLEAEKPKRNIPRGIYGSILITSLIYFGVAIVAVGNLTPVQIESAKEYTLAVAAKPALGNTGAILVDLAALLATSSAVNATIFGASRMMADMANENRMPQMFALRTKAKIPWVAIVFMTALASGFTLLGSLETITLFSSLVFLLVSIAVSVANLKLRSFTHSNLWLILLGIGLMLSTVTLLVIHLWSRDSIRFFWLLGFFATIAVLEISFCWYRCRNDEEFHKKHRKQKVNHN